From Paralcaligenes sp. KSB-10:
AGCGTACGCTGAAAGAACCGTCGGCGAGAAGGCTGTTCAATGCGGGAATTCAATAGCCGGCGAGCTTCCTTGACGATGGCCTCGCCATCCAGGCCGGGAATAAAACGACGAATGGACACACTATTCTCCTTATCGGCCACGGATCATCGTGATCAGGGTGCGAGGCACCAGCGCCACCATCAGCACATGAAGCGCAACAAAAGCCACGAGCAATGTCATGGCGAAGAAATGGACACGCCGGGCCATGTCGTAACCGCCCAGCAGATCCCGCAAAATCGGGAACTGCACCGATTTCCACAACACCAGGCCCGACAGCACAAGTAAAGCCAGATCCACTATCACCACCAGGTAGGCAAGGCGCTGGATGCTGTTGTAACGGCTGGGATCGGCGTGCGAAAGATGGCCACGCAGCGCGGCGCGCGCATCGGCAATGACCGATCTCACCGTCAAAGGAAAAAATTTGCGCAGCAGGCGCCCGCCGGCCAGGTTGCACAGCAGATAAACACCGCCATTGACCGCCAGCAGCCACATGCCCGCGAAGTGCCATTGCAGCGCCCCGCCAAGCCAGCCCCCCAGGGTTATCGCATCGGGAAAAGAAAAATCGAACAGCGGCGAGGCGTTGTAGACGCGCCAGCCGCTG
This genomic window contains:
- a CDS encoding cytochrome b/b6 domain-containing protein; translation: MLVNPAFAHRSVPVHPVWLRLTHWLNALAVIIMVTSGWRVYNASPLFDFSFPDAITLGGWLGGALQWHFAGMWLLAVNGGVYLLCNLAGGRLLRKFFPLTVRSVIADARAALRGHLSHADPSRYNSIQRLAYLVVIVDLALLVLSGLVLWKSVQFPILRDLLGGYDMARRVHFFAMTLLVAFVALHVLMVALVPRTLITMIRGR